A part of Streptomyces sp. NBC_00557 genomic DNA contains:
- a CDS encoding DUF2637 domain-containing protein, producing MPALTIAIRLGVALVGTIGFALSYDALRQMAVAIHIRGVLTYAFPLVIDGFIAIGVAALLILRTAPWRSRLYVWALVGLATVTSIWANALHAVRLNQQAHTAGLYLDDFTVGALSAIAPLALAGAVHLDLVIRRHPTHHGQEAASTTSHNTLGHSHNGTHSTESPARSEGVAVLPKKAQSLPDVAECPDVAEAAVKVPHAPKPLTKEVGHERDATFGALLAIARTAPLGRGNRASRRNIEAAVRAAEYRIGKDRLTQLKDRVQAELDQAARQQQAEPDTVPVGAR from the coding sequence GTGCCGGCACTGACCATAGCGATCCGTCTCGGGGTCGCCCTGGTCGGCACAATCGGCTTCGCCCTCTCCTACGACGCCCTGCGGCAGATGGCCGTCGCCATCCACATCCGCGGAGTCCTCACCTACGCGTTCCCCCTCGTGATCGACGGGTTCATCGCCATCGGCGTCGCCGCCCTGCTCATCCTCCGCACCGCGCCCTGGCGGTCTCGCCTGTACGTCTGGGCGCTGGTCGGCCTCGCCACCGTCACCAGCATCTGGGCGAACGCCCTGCACGCCGTCCGTCTCAATCAGCAGGCACACACTGCCGGCCTCTACCTGGACGACTTCACCGTCGGCGCCCTGTCCGCCATCGCCCCGCTCGCCCTGGCCGGCGCCGTCCACCTCGACCTCGTCATCCGCCGCCACCCCACGCACCATGGCCAAGAGGCCGCCTCCACGACAAGCCACAACACCCTCGGCCACAGCCACAACGGCACACACAGCACCGAGTCGCCTGCCCGCTCGGAGGGCGTCGCAGTCCTGCCGAAGAAGGCGCAGAGCTTGCCCGATGTGGCCGAGTGCCCAGACGTGGCGGAGGCAGCCGTCAAGGTGCCGCACGCCCCGAAGCCGCTCACCAAAGAAGTGGGCCACGAACGCGACGCCACCTTCGGCGCACTGCTCGCCATCGCCCGCACCGCACCGCTGGGGCGCGGGAACCGTGCCTCACGCCGCAACATCGAGGCGGCCGTCCGGGCCGCTGAGTACCGCATCGGTAAGGACCGTCTCACGCAGCTCAAGGACCGGGTGCAGGCCGAACTCGACCAGGCGGC
- a CDS encoding DUF3631 domain-containing protein — translation MDETTSPAFSAASSIPTWPPVAAPGQDPTAKASTPEDDEPGQRGEGAQLLDELREAIARYVILPSSEALTAVTLWVAATHIQPSLQHAPRLAVVGPAKRCGKSRLLDVLTETVREPLITVNTSPAVVFRAIGDDPPTLLVDEADTIFGSIKAAEKNEELRGLLNAGHQRNRPALRISGPEHKPQAFPTFAMAALAGIGDLPDTIMDRAVVIRMQRRKEGERVKQFRSRRDIPALHALRDRLTTWLRPLMDTAADLVPPMPVQDRAADTWEPLVVVAELAGDSWPERAREACVAMCAAEVGQDDESNVKTRLLKDIRRVFACYGDPDTVRTRDLLEELLKDQEAPWAEYRSTGLTPRYLGILLKDFGIQAAVLRFEGGRQARGFTRTQFTDAWARYCPEEQPPGGEETTRHGSAVHP, via the coding sequence ATGGACGAAACTACGTCCCCCGCCTTCTCCGCCGCATCCTCGATACCCACCTGGCCGCCCGTCGCCGCCCCGGGCCAGGACCCCACCGCGAAAGCGTCCACCCCCGAGGACGACGAGCCAGGGCAGAGAGGAGAAGGGGCACAGCTGCTGGACGAGCTGCGGGAAGCCATCGCGCGATACGTGATCCTTCCCAGCAGCGAGGCGCTGACCGCTGTAACGCTGTGGGTGGCGGCCACTCACATCCAGCCCTCCCTCCAGCACGCACCGCGCCTCGCGGTGGTCGGACCGGCGAAACGGTGCGGCAAGTCGCGCCTGCTGGACGTGCTCACAGAGACGGTGCGCGAGCCGCTGATCACGGTCAACACCAGCCCGGCGGTGGTCTTCCGCGCCATCGGAGACGATCCGCCCACCCTGTTGGTGGACGAGGCCGACACCATCTTCGGCAGCATCAAAGCCGCCGAAAAGAACGAGGAGCTGCGCGGCCTGCTCAACGCTGGCCACCAACGCAACCGGCCCGCCCTGCGCATCTCCGGCCCCGAACACAAGCCGCAGGCGTTTCCCACCTTCGCCATGGCCGCGCTCGCCGGCATCGGAGACCTGCCGGACACGATCATGGACCGGGCTGTGGTGATCCGCATGCAGCGCCGCAAGGAAGGGGAGCGAGTGAAGCAGTTCCGGTCTCGCCGCGACATCCCCGCCCTGCACGCCCTGCGTGACCGGCTGACTACCTGGCTGCGCCCGCTGATGGACACCGCAGCCGACCTGGTGCCGCCGATGCCGGTGCAGGACCGGGCGGCCGACACCTGGGAACCGCTGGTGGTCGTCGCCGAACTGGCAGGTGACTCATGGCCGGAGCGAGCGCGTGAAGCGTGCGTGGCCATGTGCGCCGCCGAGGTCGGCCAGGACGACGAGTCCAACGTGAAGACGCGCCTGCTGAAGGACATCCGCCGTGTCTTCGCGTGCTACGGCGATCCCGATACCGTGCGCACGCGGGACCTGCTGGAGGAGCTACTCAAGGACCAGGAGGCTCCCTGGGCGGAGTACCGCAGCACGGGCCTGACCCCGCGCTACCTGGGGATCCTGCTGAAGGACTTCGGCATCCAGGCAGCCGTCCTCCGCTTCGAGGGCGGACGGCAGGCCCGGGGATTCACACGCACGCAGTTCACCGATGCCTGGGCCCGCTACTGCCCCGAGGAGCAGCCACCCGGCGGTGAAGAGACCACACGTCACGGGTCGGCCGTACACCCGTAA
- a CDS encoding helix-turn-helix transcriptional regulator has product MPNTSHHSANAPASADIARRGPLATPAEVAAYLGVPVKTLYQWKYRGIGPKVHKVGRHLRYRWSEVDAWVNAQSAYGLTA; this is encoded by the coding sequence GTGCCGAATACCTCTCACCACAGCGCGAACGCCCCTGCCTCCGCCGACATTGCCCGGCGCGGCCCGCTGGCCACCCCTGCGGAAGTCGCCGCCTACCTCGGGGTGCCGGTGAAAACGCTCTACCAGTGGAAGTACCGGGGCATCGGCCCCAAGGTGCACAAGGTCGGCCGCCATCTCCGCTACCGCTGGTCCGAGGTGGACGCCTGGGTGAACGCCCAGTCCGCGTACGGCCTCACGGCCTGA